The sequence GGCTTATACCTATCTGAAAATTGAGGGAATTACAATGCAGGACATGCAAAAAGTCGTCCGTGCTTCAGGTAGTGAAGGGGATACCATCGGCTACGTTTCACATCCAGAACATTTCTTTGTTACGGCGGATGCCGAGGGGAACAGAGGAATGGAAACAATGGGGATGTATGGGGAACCCGTGGATGAGATTGTCGTTTTTGATCAGTCCCTGGATATTCCCAAGGGAAAAGATCCTGAATATCCACTGGCAATGACAAGCTATACGAAACTGGCCTCAGATGGCACGCCAACCGGCATTCGGATCTTGAACCAGTTTAAACCGGCCGACAATGGACTCGAATTAAAACTCAGCATCTTCTTCCCAGAGAAGACCCCGGACGAAATGGTCTTTGGGCACGAGGTTCATCTCGCAATCGAGTTTTACGAAATGGCCAAGCAAGTGTATGCTACTAAGTAAATTTGCCGGTAAGAGAGGGAGTACATTGTAACGGTGCTTAGTAAAAAAGCGTTTAGTGAATCAATCGCAGGTTCACTAAACGCTTTTTGCTATGCCACGGCACGCTGGCCGCCTGCCAAGAGCGGTTCGGCGACGTGGGTGCGGAACCACTGGGTGAGCGGCCCCATGAAGAGGGCGGTGACGATCGTGCCCACCCCGAGGGTCACGTTGAAGAGAAAACCAACCAGGACGCAGAGGCTGTCGCTGATGATCCGGCAGTACTTGAACGGCAGGAGCTTGTACTGGTAAGCGGCGATCAGGGCAATCGCGTCGTAGGCCGAAACGCCCAGGTCGGCGGTGAAGTAGAGCGCCGCTGCCAGACAGGCGAAGACGATGGCGACTACCATCAGCGTTGCACGGAAGACAAGCCCCGGATGCGGTGCCAGGATGTCGAGCAGGTGGTGCATTCCGTCGGCCGCCACCCCGGTGAAGAAGAGGTTAATGACCGTTGCCACGCCGATGTAGTGGCGGCGCAGGACGAAGACCAGCACCAGCAGGAGTCCGGTAAGGATTAGGTAAAAAGTTGAATAAGTAGAGCTGAAGATATTGGCGATCCCGGTGACGAAACAGGTGAAGGGATCCACGCCAAGGTCAGCCTTTTGCAGGGCACCGACGCAAAAGCCACAGAGAACAACGCCACAAAAAGCCATGATGATTCTTCGTACTTGGTACATTTCCTACCTCCGATCTTAACCACTTGAGCAAAATATGAAAATAACAGCGGCAATCTTAACTGCTGTCATTTCCCAAACCAGAGCCTATTGTAGCGCTTTCATCATTGAAAGAGAATAACTAAATGTTGGAGGAAATGCACATTTTGTGGACCAAAACCAATCTCTTTTTAGGGATGAGGTATAATCGCCTAGAGAAGCACAATTAACGAAAAGGTTCAATGTCAAACACTTGCCGTTAACTGATTTTGTGTGATAATAGTTGTAAATATTAATGCTTTAATGGTCTAAACTATCGCAAAAGGGAGAATTGGTAATTATGGTTGGAAAGAATAATCAACAAAATAGGTTACAACATAGCGCGGACCGGGTGCCGCACTATGGATTGCGGAAACTGTCGATCGGCGTTACTTCGGTACTGCTATCAACGATGATATACCTGGGGGGGGTACAAACTGCCCAGGCGGACGCTGATACGCCGCCCCAGTCTAATGAAACTGAGGTGAGTTCGGCTGGAAATGAATTGCAGGGTAGCCAGGCAACGCTGAAGACGAGTACGAGCCAGGCTGGTCAGACTACTCAAGGTGAATCAGCGGCTTCCAGTGCTTCACAATCTAGTTCTAGTGCACAGCCCGCACCCCAAGCCCTTCCAGCTCCGACGACTCCCATTGAAGTTCCGGCAAATCAGGACGCAAATACTAATAAGCAAGAAGTCGGTCAGGGACAATCCCAAACTGTAAGTCTGAACGATGGTGATCAGGCCAGTATCACGATTAGCAACGACCAGCTCGACGAGGCTAAGAGCAGTTCGAGCTTGAAATTCATTTCGAATAACTTCCAAGATGATGACGTCTACCAGATTTATATCCCAAAGGGTGGGATTGAAGTTGGCAGTAATGACGTGGCTAAACTGGGATCCTATTTGGGAACAACGACTTTTACTGAGGATCAGAATTACTACATCATCACGGATCGCTTTACTACTACTGGCAGCGTCAAACAAACAATCACCCTCAGTTTGTCGTCTGTTCCTGGACTTACGGAGGCCGGTTCTTACGAAAAGGTCATCAATCACGGTTACGTTACTAAAAACGGCAGCAAAATTGGGAATTTTGATATTCAGGCCATTGGTCGGCCGTTCACCTTGGAGGAAGATAACGGTTCAACCATTGAAAACGTCTGGAATAAGAAGAGCGGGGTCGACCTGGTGACCAAACTTGTCCCGGGGACCGTCAACATGATGGGGTCCAAGGACAACCTGACCCACATGACCGTGGTTTATAACAACCTGCCCGATTATTACCAGCCAACCAAGGTTGACCTGAAGGAAGGCGACAGGATCATCGAGAGCATTGCTGTCACTAGCGGCATGGTCTCGGGTAAGACGCTGACGATTGACATCCCGGTGGACAGTAATTCCCAGCTGCGTTCACTGCTGAACGCCAGGGAACTGCAACTGATTCTGACGGGGGTTTACAACGTGCCCGACAGCGCCTTTGCCAACGGGGTTTACAACACCACCCTGCAGCAGCCTGCCGTCACCCTGACCGACCAAAACAACTATTCGCTGACTCAGACGGCGGCGCCGGTTAACCTAAAAATCTTTGAATCCACGGATAATACCCAGATTGGTCAGCTGGTTGGGGTTAATCAATCATACGAAGCCGACTACACGAACAAGACTGACGACGTCCCAGAGAATACAGTGGACGTTGATACTACGCACAAAAATGGAGGCTCTGGCTTTTATGCCACGGTCACCCCGATTTCCAACCGGCAGGCAACCAACGTCGTCATTTCTGTACAAATCCCTAACGGGGTCAATGCGCATTCCGTTCAGCTCTCCAGCAACAATAAAGGGCTTGCGGATTTGGATTTGAGTTACGGGGTTCAAATCACTTACACCGATGGTACGACGGCCTTGATCAAGGAGATTCCTAATAACGGGATCATTCAGGGAGCAGCCAACAAATCCATCCGGTCCTTATCAGTCCGGTTCGCGACCTACGATTATGAAGATCAGCTGAGCTTCCAATTGAAGCAGGGGTCCAATTTCACCCTGGCTTCCAGCTACGCGAACGGCAACCCAGTTGCCAGCGGCGACCTGCTGGTCTTGAAGGCCAGCGTGTCGGCCGATCAGGCACCGGTGGCCTCGTTTAACACGACTTATGACCGTCTCACCTTGTTCAAAAGCAATAAACAGGGTGTGTTAATGGCTTCGGACAGTTCTCAGAACTCTGTTGATCCGGGGGTCGTTAGCGCCGGCAGCATTGGCTATGAAATCACCGATTCCGGGTATGGCAAACCGCAGCTGGACCAGCCAATTATGTACATCGAAGTCCCGGACAACGCCATCCTGGACCCAAACAAGGCTATCCAAGTCGGCGAAGCTGGAAATGCGATGCCATGGGGCAATGGTCACACTTCATTAACTCCAAAAAGCACCACGACCTTGAATATTAATGGCCACACCTTTTTGAAGATCGACCTGTCAAACTATGCTCATTTGGAAAATGGATTTTCGGTCAAGGTCTACTACAGCAACGGGATCGACTACCTGACCTCGGTAAAGCACACGCCATTCCTGGTGGTCGCCAAGAATGGGGATCAAGTTGAATCCGTCAATGATAATTCCAATAACGCAGCGGACCACCGCCCGACCAGCAATAATTTCGAAGCCAGCGATAAGGATACCTTTGAGGCCCTGGTCAGCCAAGAACACATCGATGTTCAAAAGGCAATGTATCATGGCAGCAGCGAAACCGGCCTTGGATATAATGCGCAGTGGAAGATCAACGTGGCAGCCGGGACCGTACCGGCAACTATGACCCAAGGAAATACGAATACTACTTCCGTAAGTACTTCAACCCAGGATATCAGTGGCAATGACCCGACCCATTTTACGATCTTCGGTTCACTGATCAACGGAGATTCAGACGCTAAAATTGAGCACGCCACTCAGGTCATTAATCTGCCAAGCACAGAGGACGGCAAGAGTGGATTCACCCCAGCGTTGACCGGCCCAGTTTCTGTGACCGACCCGAATACGAACACGGACCTCTCCAATCAAGTGACGGTCACTTACTACACGGACCGCGCCGACTTAGATCAAGGCGCAAACAGCCTAGCCGGTAGGACGGGCCTGACGGCTGACCAAGTAACCGATTGGAGCAAAATCAAGGCCATCAAGATCGTCTTTAATTCGGAAATTAATAAACAGTTGACAGCCCGGGTGACCATGAAGATGATTGACAATCAGATTTATGATCATGTTGGCAAGTCTATCTATGCTTCAGAACTTGTCTATAGCTCTGGTGACGATCTACGGCAAATCGCCATTCACCCGGGTGACAAATCCTCGGCTAAGCTGACAGTTGTCGGGAAATCAACAGTCAAAACTATCGTTCACTATCAGGATGATAACGGGACTGACCATTATGTTGAATTGTCAGATAAGGCCGTGACCTATAACGATGACGGCAGCGCAACGATGAAGCGGACGGACTTCGTGACTAAGGACAGCGATTTGACCAACAGCGATCACATGCTGCTGCCGGAACACATGGTTCTGGACTATGACCACCCAACGATTAAAAATTCGAATGCCAGCTACGCCGCTGGTTATACCAACGGAACGGCCGCCTTCGACCAGACGGTGGCGTATGACTTTGACGGGGATGCAGTGGTCTTCGAAGGCAAAGTCGCGCAAAAGGTTACTGGAGAACATCAAGTTACTAGAACTGTTCACTATGTTTATGCTGATGGTTCTAAAGCGCACAACGATGCTGTGCAGACGTCAAAGAAGTTTGAAAGCACTGGCTACAAAAATCCATTCACCGGTAAAGTTGCCTGGTCCGAGACAGTGGCAACGGATACTCTGCCTGAGGTGACGAGTCCAACTATTGACGGCTATACACCAGATAAAACTTCGGTTGCCGCGGTGACCGTTGATTCGTCGACTGATGATTTGGTCGAAACGGTGACCTACTCGCCAGCTGACGAAACAGCTAAAGTTGAGTACATTGATGATTCCGATAATTGCAAGGTTCTTGAAACAAAATCGCTAGCCGGTAAATATGGGGCAGATTCTGGCTACAACACTAAGAAAACCATTGCTAAGTATGAAAACTTAGGCTATGACTTGGTTTCCGACCCGACTAAGGGGCAGAACGTGGTCTTCACCAGCAGTCAGGATCCCATCAAGGTTCACCTGAAATTTGTTGGACATGCAGTCATCGTTAAATTTATTGATGATGATACCGGCGAACAAATCGACAGTACTTATAGCTCATCGGGCCGCGTTGGTGCGGAGCTTTCAGATGATCAGCTTAAAGTCCCGGTGAATGAAGAATTAGCGGAGTTGACGCAAAATTGGTATGACTCTAATGGTAATAAGCACAAAGATGGAAAGTATGCTCGCTACCAATTGGTCAGCAACGGCTTCACCGCTTTTGACGGAAAAATTGGCAATCAGGACCTGAATTATGTAATTCACGTCAAAGAGAATGTCGTTCAGGAAAAGCTTGATATTCCAATTGCCCTCCCGCCAATTGTGCAGGTGGATCCCGCATACGCCGATCAGCTAGCACAGGCTTACACTGACGGGACATATTCTGATACGAGCAATGCCGATCACCAAACCCTGGTCGATCATGCTCACCTGATCTACGGGACATTAGTGCCGAATGCAGATGGTAAGGTTGATACCTTATCTCCGCACAATACCAATGGTGGCAGCATTCAATTCAATTTGGATGGAACTCCTTATACTTATGAAGGAGAGGATGCCGACTCCTTGATGGGTTCAATCCAGGGCCTGCAAAAAGCCAACCACTTGGACGCAACCATCACCTTTGATCTCAACATTGCCAAAAACTACAATGGTGACGAGAACCAAGGTGTTTCCAACTTAAAGATTGCTTTTGGTGATTATCACGGCTTTGATACAAAAGGCTATCATGACCTGAAAATGCTGGTTCAGGATCCCCAAAGCGGCCAATACAAGTGGATTTCATTAAATGATCCAACGGTGTTACAAGCTGAGATGAGTGCCGAAGATTATGTGAAGAGCGTTATCGACCAAAGTAATGGTTCTTCTGGCCTAACTATTGATGGCATTCAGGTTACGCCTTCATCATCTAGTATCTATGTTTACTATTCACCAAATTATGAATCAGGGTATAGCTCCATGATTCCGGCAACGACGATCGCAACCAAGCAATACGAGCAATATCAACAAGATTACACGACGGCATATATGCCACAAAATTCGTCCTACGTCATTACCTACATCACAATGACTCCTGACACGGAACAGGCCACGATCGAGTACATTGATGACACGACTGGCCAGACTTTGGCAACTGAGCAAACTAGCGGCGACTATAATTCGGTAATTAATTTCCCAACTAAACCAACTGATAAGATCAGCGCCTACGAAGGACAAGGCTACGAGCTGGTTTCCAATGACTTCACAGATGGCACTAAATACGGCTTAAAGAATAATTTCGAAGTCCATCTGAAACATGGCACGCATGTCGACTACGATTTTAAGACGGTTACGGAAACGATCCATTACAAGTATGATAATGGCACGACGGCTAAACCGGATAAGGTACAGAGCTTCACCTTTAGTCGCAGCAAGACGACTGACTTAGTAACCAAAAAATCTAAATGGAGTGCTTGGTCAGAAAATGGTCGGCACACGTTTGCCGAAGTGATTAGCCCAACGATTGATGGCTATACTCCTGATTACAGCAGTATCGAAAGTGTTACTGTTGATCCTGATAGTCAGAATATCGAAAAGACGGTTATTTATACTGCCGACAAACAAAACGCCAAGATTACCTACATTGATGATACGACTGGTCAGATCTTAAACACGGATACTGCTACTGGCAAGTCTGGCGATGAGATTAGTTTCAATATTGATCCAGCAACGCGGATCAATAATTACAAGAGTCAAGGTTATATTCTTGTTTCTAACAGCTTCACTGCCGGCGCTAAGTATGATTCTGATAATGCCAAGAACGTCTTCGTAGTTCACCTGAAGCATGGCACAAAGTCTGCAACGCAAGACGTAACGATCAAGCAGACGATTCACTATATCTACGCTGATGGTACCAAGGCCGCTGATGATAATGTTCAAAGCGTTAAGTTTACCCGAACCGGGACAACTGACCTGGTAACGGGCAAGACGACTTGGAATCCGACGTCACCACAGAAGTTCAAAGACGTCACTAGTCCGACGATCAACGGCTATACTGCTGATCAGACGAGCGTCAAAGGAGCCACTGTTAATGCTGGCGATGCTGACGTTGTTAAGACGGTCATTTACACGCCGAATGGTTCGACGCAACCGACACAGCCAACGACAGCACCGAGCGAGCCAAGCAATCCGACGCAACCAACAACGGCGCCGAGTGAGCCAAGTAATCCGACACAGCCAACAACGGCGCCAAGTGAGCCAAGCAGTCCGACGCAGCCAACGACAGCGCCGAGTGAGCCAAGCAATCCTACCCAGCCGACTACCCCGGCAACACATGATGAGTCAGGACACCCTACCAAAGAAATCATTTCGTCAGGGAATCACGATTCAGTGAGTGGAAAACGGACAACGACAGGTTCGAGTGCAAAGCAAACCCAGCAGAACAAGTTACCGCAAACGGGCAATGATCGCTCCGAAGCCGCAATTGGCGGTTTGATGCTAGTCGGCTTGACGAGTATGTTTGGCTTGGCTAAGCGGAAGAAACGTGACTAAGGGTTTAAGTGATTTTTCCGGTAACGGATGATCAGAACTATGTAAAATAAAGTCCTCCACTAGCACTACTTGAGTGTTAGTGGAGGACTTTTTGTCGTGTCGAAAATTTTCTTGGATTATTCCTGAATTCGAGGCCACCGGGCGAGGAGAACAATGTAAGCAATGTCAAATACCGAACACAAGGCACCGCAGACGATGACGTAGATGTTGATTTCTTGGAGAACCCCCATCAAAATGGTTGGCGCCAGGGTGCCCAGCCATTTGGCAACCGCAATGGTCATGCTTTGCCCCCTTTTGCCGTCACGCTTGAAGAGCATCGCGATAAAGAGAAGCGACATCACTAGATTCTGCAAGAAGGCGGAATAACGGGAGCCATAGCGCAGGCCGAACTGCCAGTAGAAGGCCAGCTGGACTAACAGGCAGGTTGCAAAAACGGTGATGCTGATCGGGACGAAGAATCGCTGACTATTGGCGGAAAATTCCTTGCGCCCGAACTTGAAATAAGTATAGACAATCAGCAGATCACAGACAAACCAGACAAGGTTCGCAATTGTTTGTGCCGAAAAGGACTGAAGGTCGACGAAGGAATAGATCCCTTCCCAGGCAATGTTTAAAGCGAGGGCGAAGAGGGGCATGCTATAGGTCTTGTCCTTAAATCCCAGGCGAATGCATTCAATGTAGACAATCGTCCATGCGATTCCGCTGACAAGGGTTAAAAAGAGGGTCATCGTCTCAGCCTCCCGTTCTATTCGTTGGCCTTATGCGGGAATACAACCTCGTGCAGCGAATGGGTTTCGTCGACTTCCTCCTGACCGTGGCGCTTAACGGTTAAAGTTTCGTTGCCGACGTAGCGATAAGCGGATTCTCCACCGGTTGGCAACTCGTTTAGGTCCTTCATGACAAAGTGATCGACTTTGATGTCCAGGTCCAACTTGATTTCCGGCGTCTTAGCATGGATCACCAGCCGCTGGGCAAAGGACAAGCCGAGCGTTGGCTCCTTGACCGTGTCCAGCAGCTCGAAGCTGACTTCGCCCTTGCGATGGTGCTCGTCACCGGGCTCCAGGTAAAGATGATCCCGATCCTCGACCAGGAGGGTAATTGCCGGTGCCACATTCGGGTTGGCTGGAATCATGATCCCGTAGTCAACTGCCAGTTCGGCCGTGTGGACCTTTCCCCAGTGCCAGTGGTCAAGCATGTCCCCGTTGTCCATATTCATCCAGTTGTGATCGTGGTAGCCGGTCCCCTTAACCATGATTGTTTCCTGGTTCTTAACCAGCTTTCCTTCCACCCGGGCCGCCGGTTGGGCCACCACCCAGGCCTTTTCGTCCCCGGTCTGCGGGTTATACATTAGGCGCCCTTCCTTGCCCGCTTGCCAGCCCGGTACCTGAGGATAGAAACGCAGATCCACTTCGTAACCGTTAGCGCGGGCCCGGACCTCATAGTGGTCACCGCAGTCCCGGCACCATTCCTGGTTGGCAAAGTTGGCAGCACACTTTTCACGACTGAAGGCGGCGTCCTCTTCGGTGTATTCGTTGATGAACGAATGGTTGTGTCCGTTCTTTTCGTAGAGGTCGAAGCGCACGGACGGCTTGCGAGGGTACAGGCGGGTGTCGTTGACCGAGTACATCAGGACCAGCCGATCGCCGTTGTCGAGGTCGGCGTCGAAGTACCACCATTCGGCCTCCTTGTTGCGTTCCTTGATTGGATAATTAATGTGAAGCTTGTCGTATTCTGCTTGGTAGTTTTTCATGTTCTGATCTTCCCTTCAATAATGTTTTTGTTGATAATTGAAGTATACGGATCCGCACGAAATTTTATAAGATACAATCAAACGCGTTTTGTTACATGGAGGAAAAAGATGGCAGAATACTCACTCAAGGCGTCGGCGCTCATCACCGATGCCCTATTTGAACTCCTCAAGAAGAACTCCTTTGAAAAGATCAGCATCACGGAACTTACCCAAAAGGCCGGGGTCGCGCGCCTGTCCTACTACCGGAATTTTAAAAGCAAAGAAGATATCGTTGAGAAATTCTTTGACCACGAATTCAAGAACTTCATGGCTGAACTCGCCAAGCAGGACCAATCCCAGGTCAGCTTGCAAAGCATCATGATCCTGAGCTTTTCCTATTGGCAAAAAAAGCACCAGCAAATCAGGATGCTGGTGCGTGATGGTCAAATTGATTTGATTTATCTGTCGTTTCAAAAGAACATGCAGCTTATTTTGCAACGGTACCAGGAACAGTTTTCCCTGACCCAGCGCCAGGCGGAGTTCGTGGAGGGTGGCATCATGATTGTCCTCCTGGAATGGATCCAGGATGGCTGCCAGGAGACGCCCGAAGAGATCGCCGCTGACGTCGGCCGGCGCTTCCTGTTCAACATTTAGCCGTGACTGGAAGAGCGGTGGAACAGTCCCAGCAGCTTTTGCATCGGAATCGCCTGAAGAAAAGTGGTGAAGAGGATCAAAAGCGAACCAACCACGGCTGCCAGGGTCAGTCGGGTGCCAAGCAGGGTCACGGCCAGCAGGGTGGCGATCAGGGGCTCAAAGGCACTGAGAATTCCGGTGACCGATGGTGAGATGTAGCGGATGCTCTGTAAAAACATCGTGTAGGAGAACATCGTCCCACCGACGATGATGTAGGCCACCAGCCACCAGTCGCCCGCGGTCAGGTGCGGCAGGGGCATCGTCACCAGCCACGGCAGGAGGACGATCCCGCTGATCAGCATCGCCAGCCCGCAGACGGCTAGGGCATCGTAGCGTTGCAACAGTGGTCGGGGCAAGAGAGTGTAGAGCGCCGCGGCTCCCGCGCACCAGAGCCCCCAAAAGAGGGCGATCGGTGTCAGCGTTAGCGTGTTGAGATGGCCGCCCGTCACCAGGTAGAAGGTCCCGATCAGGGCGATGACGATCGAGATGCAGTCGATGCGCCGCGGCCACTGTCGTTGGGAGATGGACAGCCAGAGGATGATCAGCACCGGCTGCAGGTACTGGATCACCGTGGCGGTCGGCGCGTTGCTGTACTTGACCGCCAGAAAGTAGGTCAGCTGCGAGTTCATCATGCCGAAGAGGGCGAAGGCAAGCAGGTAGGCCAGGTTGCGCCGCTGGTGGGTGAGGGCC comes from Limosilactobacillus sp. and encodes:
- a CDS encoding YczE/YyaS/YitT family protein is translated as MAFCGVVLCGFCVGALQKADLGVDPFTCFVTGIANIFSSTYSTFYLILTGLLLVLVFVLRRHYIGVATVINLFFTGVAADGMHHLLDILAPHPGLVFRATLMVVAIVFACLAAALYFTADLGVSAYDAIALIAAYQYKLLPFKYCRIISDSLCVLVGFLFNVTLGVGTIVTALFMGPLTQWFRTHVAEPLLAGGQRAVA
- a CDS encoding mucin-binding protein, producing MVGKNNQQNRLQHSADRVPHYGLRKLSIGVTSVLLSTMIYLGGVQTAQADADTPPQSNETEVSSAGNELQGSQATLKTSTSQAGQTTQGESAASSASQSSSSAQPAPQALPAPTTPIEVPANQDANTNKQEVGQGQSQTVSLNDGDQASITISNDQLDEAKSSSSLKFISNNFQDDDVYQIYIPKGGIEVGSNDVAKLGSYLGTTTFTEDQNYYIITDRFTTTGSVKQTITLSLSSVPGLTEAGSYEKVINHGYVTKNGSKIGNFDIQAIGRPFTLEEDNGSTIENVWNKKSGVDLVTKLVPGTVNMMGSKDNLTHMTVVYNNLPDYYQPTKVDLKEGDRIIESIAVTSGMVSGKTLTIDIPVDSNSQLRSLLNARELQLILTGVYNVPDSAFANGVYNTTLQQPAVTLTDQNNYSLTQTAAPVNLKIFESTDNTQIGQLVGVNQSYEADYTNKTDDVPENTVDVDTTHKNGGSGFYATVTPISNRQATNVVISVQIPNGVNAHSVQLSSNNKGLADLDLSYGVQITYTDGTTALIKEIPNNGIIQGAANKSIRSLSVRFATYDYEDQLSFQLKQGSNFTLASSYANGNPVASGDLLVLKASVSADQAPVASFNTTYDRLTLFKSNKQGVLMASDSSQNSVDPGVVSAGSIGYEITDSGYGKPQLDQPIMYIEVPDNAILDPNKAIQVGEAGNAMPWGNGHTSLTPKSTTTLNINGHTFLKIDLSNYAHLENGFSVKVYYSNGIDYLTSVKHTPFLVVAKNGDQVESVNDNSNNAADHRPTSNNFEASDKDTFEALVSQEHIDVQKAMYHGSSETGLGYNAQWKINVAAGTVPATMTQGNTNTTSVSTSTQDISGNDPTHFTIFGSLINGDSDAKIEHATQVINLPSTEDGKSGFTPALTGPVSVTDPNTNTDLSNQVTVTYYTDRADLDQGANSLAGRTGLTADQVTDWSKIKAIKIVFNSEINKQLTARVTMKMIDNQIYDHVGKSIYASELVYSSGDDLRQIAIHPGDKSSAKLTVVGKSTVKTIVHYQDDNGTDHYVELSDKAVTYNDDGSATMKRTDFVTKDSDLTNSDHMLLPEHMVLDYDHPTIKNSNASYAAGYTNGTAAFDQTVAYDFDGDAVVFEGKVAQKVTGEHQVTRTVHYVYADGSKAHNDAVQTSKKFESTGYKNPFTGKVAWSETVATDTLPEVTSPTIDGYTPDKTSVAAVTVDSSTDDLVETVTYSPADETAKVEYIDDSDNCKVLETKSLAGKYGADSGYNTKKTIAKYENLGYDLVSDPTKGQNVVFTSSQDPIKVHLKFVGHAVIVKFIDDDTGEQIDSTYSSSGRVGAELSDDQLKVPVNEELAELTQNWYDSNGNKHKDGKYARYQLVSNGFTAFDGKIGNQDLNYVIHVKENVVQEKLDIPIALPPIVQVDPAYADQLAQAYTDGTYSDTSNADHQTLVDHAHLIYGTLVPNADGKVDTLSPHNTNGGSIQFNLDGTPYTYEGEDADSLMGSIQGLQKANHLDATITFDLNIAKNYNGDENQGVSNLKIAFGDYHGFDTKGYHDLKMLVQDPQSGQYKWISLNDPTVLQAEMSAEDYVKSVIDQSNGSSGLTIDGIQVTPSSSSIYVYYSPNYESGYSSMIPATTIATKQYEQYQQDYTTAYMPQNSSYVITYITMTPDTEQATIEYIDDTTGQTLATEQTSGDYNSVINFPTKPTDKISAYEGQGYELVSNDFTDGTKYGLKNNFEVHLKHGTHVDYDFKTVTETIHYKYDNGTTAKPDKVQSFTFSRSKTTDLVTKKSKWSAWSENGRHTFAEVISPTIDGYTPDYSSIESVTVDPDSQNIEKTVIYTADKQNAKITYIDDTTGQILNTDTATGKSGDEISFNIDPATRINNYKSQGYILVSNSFTAGAKYDSDNAKNVFVVHLKHGTKSATQDVTIKQTIHYIYADGTKAADDNVQSVKFTRTGTTDLVTGKTTWNPTSPQKFKDVTSPTINGYTADQTSVKGATVNAGDADVVKTVIYTPNGSTQPTQPTTAPSEPSNPTQPTTAPSEPSNPTQPTTAPSEPSSPTQPTTAPSEPSNPTQPTTPATHDESGHPTKEIISSGNHDSVSGKRTTTGSSAKQTQQNKLPQTGNDRSEAAIGGLMLVGLTSMFGLAKRKKRD
- a CDS encoding transmembrane-type terpene cyclase, yielding MTLFLTLVSGIAWTIVYIECIRLGFKDKTYSMPLFALALNIAWEGIYSFVDLQSFSAQTIANLVWFVCDLLIVYTYFKFGRKEFSANSQRFFVPISITVFATCLLVQLAFYWQFGLRYGSRYSAFLQNLVMSLLFIAMLFKRDGKRGQSMTIAVAKWLGTLAPTILMGVLQEINIYVIVCGALCSVFDIAYIVLLARWPRIQE
- a CDS encoding lipocalin-like domain-containing protein, giving the protein MKNYQAEYDKLHINYPIKERNKEAEWWYFDADLDNGDRLVLMYSVNDTRLYPRKPSVRFDLYEKNGHNHSFINEYTEEDAAFSREKCAANFANQEWCRDCGDHYEVRARANGYEVDLRFYPQVPGWQAGKEGRLMYNPQTGDEKAWVVAQPAARVEGKLVKNQETIMVKGTGYHDHNWMNMDNGDMLDHWHWGKVHTAELAVDYGIMIPANPNVAPAITLLVEDRDHLYLEPGDEHHRKGEVSFELLDTVKEPTLGLSFAQRLVIHAKTPEIKLDLDIKVDHFVMKDLNELPTGGESAYRYVGNETLTVKRHGQEEVDETHSLHEVVFPHKANE
- a CDS encoding TetR/AcrR family transcriptional regulator, yielding MAEYSLKASALITDALFELLKKNSFEKISITELTQKAGVARLSYYRNFKSKEDIVEKFFDHEFKNFMAELAKQDQSQVSLQSIMILSFSYWQKKHQQIRMLVRDGQIDLIYLSFQKNMQLILQRYQEQFSLTQRQAEFVEGGIMIVLLEWIQDGCQETPEEIAADVGRRFLFNI
- a CDS encoding EamA family transporter, which translates into the protein MNKQTKGILLAAGGASLWGGSGAAAQYLFSTTNISTTWLVAVRLIAAGILLTLISAIKVPHQVRALTHQRRNLAYLLAFALFGMMNSQLTYFLAVKYSNAPTATVIQYLQPVLIILWLSISQRQWPRRIDCISIVIALIGTFYLVTGGHLNTLTLTPIALFWGLWCAGAAALYTLLPRPLLQRYDALAVCGLAMLISGIVLLPWLVTMPLPHLTAGDWWLVAYIIVGGTMFSYTMFLQSIRYISPSVTGILSAFEPLIATLLAVTLLGTRLTLAAVVGSLLILFTTFLQAIPMQKLLGLFHRSSSHG